In the Chitinophagales bacterium genome, one interval contains:
- the pdhA gene encoding pyruvate dehydrogenase (acetyl-transferring) E1 component subunit alpha, giving the protein MLRIRRFEERSGQLYGMQKIRGFCHLYIGQEAVAAGTISALQTDDAIITAYRDHGLALAKGISSNECMAELYGKATGCTKGKGGSMHFFSKEKKFFGGHGIVGAQIPLGAGIAFSEKYLGTQNVCACFFGDGAARQGALHETFNMAMLWKLPVIFICENNEYAMGTSVERSSNVSDISKLALGYDMPSMQVDGMRCESVHDAVAAAAARGRRGEGPTFLEIKTYRYKGHSMSDPAKYRSKEEVEEYKQKDPLETTLATIMKYNYATAEQIADLHERILAEIDDCVKFAEESPYPDPSEIYSDNYMEADYPFLKD; this is encoded by the coding sequence ATGCTGCGTATCCGCCGTTTTGAAGAAAGATCAGGTCAGCTGTATGGCATGCAGAAGATACGCGGATTTTGCCATCTCTATATCGGGCAGGAGGCCGTTGCTGCCGGCACTATTTCAGCGCTGCAGACCGACGATGCCATCATTACCGCTTACCGTGATCATGGATTAGCCCTTGCAAAGGGTATTTCGTCCAATGAATGCATGGCTGAATTGTATGGCAAAGCCACCGGATGTACGAAGGGAAAAGGAGGGTCGATGCATTTCTTTTCCAAAGAAAAAAAATTCTTTGGCGGACATGGTATTGTTGGTGCACAGATTCCGCTTGGTGCAGGCATCGCGTTTTCAGAAAAATACCTCGGTACACAGAATGTCTGTGCCTGTTTTTTCGGCGATGGCGCCGCAAGACAGGGGGCGCTGCATGAAACTTTTAATATGGCTATGCTGTGGAAGTTACCGGTGATCTTTATCTGTGAGAATAATGAATACGCGATGGGAACTTCCGTGGAACGGTCCAGCAATGTTTCTGATATCAGCAAGCTGGCACTTGGTTATGATATGCCATCCATGCAGGTTGATGGGATGCGATGCGAATCGGTGCATGATGCCGTGGCCGCTGCTGCCGCAAGAGGCAGGCGTGGTGAAGGCCCGACCTTCCTGGAGATTAAGACATACCGCTATAAAGGCCATTCGATGAGTGACCCTGCGAAATACCGTTCGAAGGAAGAAGTGGAGGAATACAAGCAAAAGGATCCGCTGGAGACGACACTGGCTACAATTATGAAATATAATTATGCGACAGCGGAGCAGATCGCCGACCTCCATGAAAGAATACTGGCAGAGATCGACGATTGCGTAAAATTTGCGGAAGAGTCTCCATACCCTGATCCGTCAGAGATATACAGTGATAACTATATGGAAGCTGACTATCCTTTCCTTAAAGATTAA
- the recF gene encoding DNA replication and repair protein RecF (All proteins in this family for which functions are known are DNA-binding proteins that assist the filamentation of RecA onto DNA for the initiation of recombination or recombinational repair.): MSLTQFKNYRSASLQFSPSLNHFAGRNGAGKTNLLDSIHYLCLGKSYFHASDMQSIRAPESFFRMQGKFKQDATEMDVSCTYSGGRKEVAKNGIAYQRLTEHVGTIPVVMIAPDDHSLIDEGSDERRRFIDNTISQIDHPYLDNLVAYNKVLQQRNAALKTFAIRRSFDAALLDTLNIQLSGIGRKIYASRTRYLQQFIPPVKKYHALVCGEKENIQVEYQSVFQKGDLLPALRNSIEKDRQLERTTEGIHRDELDFFLSGQPVKKFGSQGQKKTFLISLKLAQWELIRSEIGKTPILLLDDLFDKLDSFRAGKILNLIAAGFFGQVFITDTEAERLHNLMPENDKDYKYFHIEDGQVTESG, translated from the coding sequence TTGTCACTCACCCAGTTTAAGAATTACAGATCAGCCAGCTTACAATTCAGCCCTTCCCTGAATCATTTTGCCGGCCGCAATGGGGCGGGAAAAACCAATCTTCTCGACAGCATTCATTACCTGTGTCTCGGCAAGAGTTATTTTCATGCAAGTGATATGCAATCCATCAGGGCGCCGGAATCCTTCTTCAGAATGCAGGGTAAATTCAAACAGGACGCCACAGAAATGGACGTGAGCTGCACCTATTCAGGTGGCCGGAAAGAAGTTGCAAAAAACGGCATTGCCTATCAGCGGCTGACAGAACATGTCGGAACTATTCCCGTAGTGATGATTGCTCCGGATGATCATTCGCTGATTGATGAAGGAAGTGATGAACGACGGCGCTTCATCGACAATACCATCTCGCAGATTGATCACCCTTACCTCGATAATCTCGTTGCCTATAATAAAGTGTTGCAACAACGGAATGCAGCATTGAAAACATTTGCCATCCGCAGATCATTTGATGCTGCCTTGCTGGATACGCTGAACATACAACTTTCCGGCATCGGCCGGAAAATTTATGCATCCCGTACACGCTATCTGCAACAGTTTATACCGCCGGTGAAAAAGTATCATGCCCTTGTCTGCGGCGAAAAGGAAAACATACAGGTGGAATACCAGTCTGTTTTTCAAAAGGGCGATCTGCTGCCTGCCTTACGCAATTCCATCGAGAAAGACCGGCAACTGGAAAGAACAACGGAAGGCATTCACCGCGACGAATTAGATTTTTTTCTTTCAGGTCAACCCGTAAAAAAATTCGGTTCACAGGGACAAAAGAAAACGTTCCTGATATCGCTGAAACTCGCGCAATGGGAATTGATAAGATCCGAAATAGGTAAAACGCCCATCCTGTTGCTCGATGACCTGTTTGATAAACTTGATAGCTTTAGGGCTGGGAAAATCCTTAACCTGATAGCTGCCGGATTTTTCGGGCAGGTTTTTATCACAGACACCGAAGCCGAAAGATTGCACAACCTGATGCCTGAAAATGACAAGGACTATAAGTATTTCCATATTGAAGACGGGCAAGTGACAGAAAGCGGATAA
- the pyk gene encoding pyruvate kinase, with protein MDKDTSRTRTKIIATIGPASRNYETICAMIEGGLDVVRMNFSHSTHDDHQHTLDAVRRYNAEFNSNICLLGDLQGPKLRVGMVENNEVMLENGKKILLTSTETLSTAEKLYIKYPQLAQDVKPGERILLDDGKLTLEILSSDNNDTLEAMIIHGGKLSSKKGVNFPNSTLSVPALSEKDKADLAFSIKNKVEWIALSFVRTADDIHQVKTLLHEARSRAKVIAKIEKPEAITNIDEIIAASDGIMVARGDLGVEMELEQVPILQKKIVKACIQSAKPVIIATQMMESMISSPTPTRAETNDVTNAVLDGADAVMLSAETSTGAFPVQVVKIMDKIVRFAEKEAEVYNKRKLVNRHSKTFLSDEICHQACLICDVLNAKAIVSMTHSGYTAFQLTSFRPKAPVFIFTDNKQLLNTLNLLWGVKCFYYNKFATTDETIHDVNGILRDMGYIETGDLVINTASMPLHTRSRTNTIKVSRID; from the coding sequence ATGGATAAGGATACTTCAAGAACACGAACAAAGATCATCGCCACCATTGGCCCGGCTTCAAGAAATTATGAAACCATCTGCGCCATGATAGAAGGTGGGCTCGATGTGGTGCGCATGAACTTTTCTCACAGCACGCATGATGATCATCAGCATACACTGGATGCGGTGCGACGGTACAATGCAGAATTTAACAGCAACATCTGCCTGTTAGGTGATCTGCAAGGCCCCAAGCTAAGGGTCGGTATGGTGGAAAATAATGAAGTGATGTTGGAAAACGGCAAAAAAATATTGCTGACATCCACCGAAACACTCAGCACTGCAGAAAAGCTTTATATCAAATATCCGCAACTGGCACAGGACGTGAAACCGGGCGAACGGATTCTGCTTGATGATGGTAAACTGACACTGGAAATTCTTAGCAGTGACAACAATGATACGCTGGAAGCCATGATCATTCATGGCGGGAAACTCAGCTCAAAGAAGGGCGTTAATTTTCCGAACAGTACACTTTCTGTTCCGGCACTCTCAGAAAAAGATAAAGCTGATCTTGCCTTTTCTATAAAGAATAAAGTTGAATGGATCGCCCTTTCTTTTGTACGAACAGCCGATGACATTCACCAGGTGAAGACACTGCTGCATGAAGCACGTTCCCGTGCAAAGGTGATTGCCAAAATTGAAAAGCCGGAAGCCATCACCAATATCGACGAAATCATCGCTGCATCAGACGGCATCATGGTAGCCCGCGGGGACCTTGGTGTGGAAATGGAACTCGAGCAGGTACCTATTCTCCAGAAGAAGATCGTAAAAGCCTGTATCCAGTCTGCAAAACCCGTGATCATCGCCACGCAGATGATGGAGAGTATGATCTCGAGCCCGACACCAACGCGAGCGGAAACCAATGATGTGACCAATGCCGTGCTTGATGGTGCTGATGCTGTAATGCTGAGTGCCGAAACTTCAACCGGTGCTTTTCCGGTGCAGGTCGTGAAGATCATGGATAAGATTGTACGTTTTGCTGAAAAGGAAGCAGAAGTATATAATAAGCGCAAGCTTGTTAACCGCCACTCAAAAACTTTTTTGTCGGATGAAATATGCCACCAGGCCTGCCTGATATGTGATGTGCTGAATGCCAAAGCTATCGTAAGCATGACACATTCCGGCTACACCGCATTTCAGCTCACCAGCTTCCGGCCCAAGGCGCCTGTATTTATCTTCACTGATAATAAACAACTGCTGAATACTTTGAATCTTTTATGGGGAGTCAAATGCTTCTACTATAACAAATTCGCCACTACCGATGAGACCATTCATGATGTGAATGGCATACTGCGGGATATGGGTTATATTGAAACCGGCGATCTCGTCATCAATACCGCCAGCATGCCCTTGCATACCCGCAGCAGAACTAATACCATTAAGGTGAGCAGGATTGATTAA